The proteins below are encoded in one region of Triticum aestivum cultivar Chinese Spring chromosome 1B, IWGSC CS RefSeq v2.1, whole genome shotgun sequence:
- the LOC123139286 gene encoding calmodulin calcium-dependent NAD kinase → MRDDGPAAALVPRLAVSSASRVEELERFSHYVARQIGFDQASECPHLCTLAYDYLRKNKGYEENIFAFFHNTADPGSLIVNFIEELDKCILGYFSFHWKCSTYMITQVLTVEGAPKRKLRNMVLEATRSQRFERVTRNLKVTRLFSTLVEELKAIGLSPQGPAQCSDVMVPVAHCDRSPVLLLMGGGMGAGKSTVLKDILKESFWSGAAANAVVVEADAFKETDVIYRAISSRGHHNDMLQTAELVHQSSMDAASSLLVTALNEGRDVIMDGTLSWEPFFQQTVAMARAVHRQRYRMGVGYKVTEDGSITEDYWEPVEARSTDEESEMRSRKPYRIELVGVVCDAYLAVVRGIRRAVITGRAVRVKSQLQSHKRFATAFRGYCGVVDNARLYSTNSMGAPKLIGWKDGESNLLVDPEEIGCLERVSGLNDEANCVDELYPDGQPSPSAWQDLVASPSRASVQRELRAAVQASEARFRADGALRGGDAPVQTF, encoded by the exons ATGAGGGACGACGGCCCCGCGGCGGCGCTGGTGCCGCGCCTGGCCGTCTCCAGCgccagccgcgtcgaggagctcgAGCGCTTCTCCCATTACGTCG CCAGGCAAATCGGGTTCGACCAAGCCAGCGAGTGCCCGCACCTGTGCACGCTGGCCTACGACTACCTGCGCAAGAACAAGGGCTACGAGGAGAACATATTCGCCTTCTTCCACAACACCGCCGACCCGGGGTCCCTCATCGTCAACTTCATCGAGGAGCTCGACAAGTGCATACTCGGCTACTTCTCCTTCCACTGGAAATGCTCCACCTACATGATCACCCAG GTTCTGACAGTGGAAGGCGCGCCCAAAAGAAAGCTCCGGAACATGGTATTGGAGGCCACCAG GAGTCAGAGATTCGAAAGGGTCACAAGAAACTTAAAGGTAACTAGGCTATTCTCCACACTGGTGGAAGAGCTGAAGGCCATAGGACTATCTCCCCAAGGTCCGGCACAGTGCAGCGATGTGATGGTCCCAGTAGCACATTGTGATCGCAGCCCAGTCCTGCTCCTGATGGGTGGCGGAATGGGAGCTGGCAAGAGCACTGTACTTAAAGATATACTAAAGGA ATCATTTTGGTCTGGAGCAGCAGCAAATGCAGTGGTGGTGGAGGCAGATGCATTCAAGGAAACCGATGTCATATATCGAGCAATCAGCTCAAGAGGTCACCACAACGACATGTTGCAGACGGCAGAGCTG GTGCACCAGTCATCGATGGACGCGGCCTCGTCGCTCCTGGTGACCGCCCTGAACGAAGGGAGGGACGTGATCATGGACGGCACGCTGTCGTGGGAGCCATTTTTCCAGCAAACGGTAGCCATGGCAAGGGCAGTGCACCGGCAGCGGTACCGCATGGGCGTCGGCTACAAGGTCACTGAAGATGGGTCGATCACGGAGGATTACTGGGAGCCGGTTGAGGCCCGCAGTACTGACGAAGAGAGCGAGATGAGATCGAGGAAGCCCTACCGCATCGAGCTCGTCGGTGTCGTCTGTGATGCCTACCTCGCTGTTGTGAGAGGAATCAG GAGAGCGGTGATCACGGGGAGAGCGGTGAGGGTCAAGTCCCAGCTGCAGTCGCACAAGCGATTCGCCACCGCATTCCGTGGATACTGCGGCGTCGTCGACAACGCGAGGCTCTACAGCACCAACTCCATGGGTGCCCCAAAG TTGATAGGGTGGAAGGACGGCGAGAGCAACCTGCTGGTGGACCCGGAGGAGATCGGGTGCCTGGAGCGGGTGAGCGGCCTGAACGACGAGGCCAACTGCGTGGACGAGCTCTACCCGGACGGCCAGCCGTCGCCGTCGGCGTGGCAGGACCTCGTGGCGTCGCCGTCGAGGGCGTCCGTGCAGCGCGAGCTCAGGGCCGCCGTCCAGGCGAGCGAGGCGCGCTTCCGGGCCGACGGCGCCCTCCGCGGCGGCGACGCGCCGGTACAAACTTTTTGA
- the LOC123139258 gene encoding TNF receptor-associated factor homolog 1b isoform X2 — protein MAGASATDDSSASTAGMRDDDRSLSGESLSEWRSCDQGESGSPSTSPPFWDTDCDDDDPGPKPSELYGRHTWRIENFSKEKKREMKSEPFEAGGYKWYILVYPQGCDVSNHLSLFLCVANHDKLLPGWSHFAQFTIAVGNMDPKKIKYSDTLHRFWKKEHDWGWKKFMELSKIQDGFLVDDVLEIIAQVQVIREKVDRPFRCLDRPYRRELLRVYTTNIEQIYRRFIEERRNKLTKLIEDKIRWSSFRAFWSAIDPRTRHRMSREKTDTILKVLVKHFFVEKEVTSTLVMDSLYTGLKALEYQSKGKKGRTKIAELDELPAPMVSVDMDIFVLAGDVITLLERAALEPLPCQPVSPKDDKCSQSRMKDGSSGEVNKISMEREERRLTELGRKILETFVLSHIFSGIEVAYQEAVALKRQEELIREEEAAGLENEMKGKRGGGANEKDKRAKKKQAKQKKNNRKVKDKEREDKSEARILERLNDEIAVDDSDGLPSKQAEEVALKVGLTLEEGASDGPDHLDSSRPMNGKRVSSMEANSSAFSADSTAMNGIHSKINNLPDSRNHLSPNRGKNQRNKGISIISYAEEDDCLPSSSVTGSSDRNSSGCGTAPKLDRDTVLLTLKDRLRELGQRLHEKNIEGRKLFKAHFEAMESQTKTNGSSSSSSTEKPPDVLKSPEHSPELTNDVKANGTANKEVPLANGVPEEAVSGMPATTSTEAVPVKAPTRTKVDPVSNKDHGSSLTAQPIGAAPNSSKSTPTDTDKDVPLPSRSPRINRAAPVPPKSPPTDKATPVRPKSPPAEKATPVPPKSPPTHKATPVPTKSPPTDKAIPVTPKSPLTDKATSVPPKSPPAAKAAVVPLKSPATDKANLVPLKSPSAGKSSVVVPITLPSAKDAGTPSRSLQVDKSIPAPPRLPQVDKAAPLPSASPQTSSTTYSEAREETTPIKVTSTRVSEVAVTTSRPSSAPVFPTPRTTVPATPQVQVSTLLPRSASEAAGRSGNDPSPSAPAYVPQTYRNAILGKPGLGTSSSILSYQSTTLGQGTALSQPLSTYASTASLMMPPAGRNDQLLSARHGFKSGLGNSDTLDSWQPWKGDSSINNHLWRDDSPYQRTTNGHAYQQTWKDDAYQQTRGTETENFSRFGGLQPPRQTPVSFVMQQPQAPVAEEYQHLDIINDLLDEGQTNGSKAEPMRHDYHAYGLPFSLRGNIADSEMASVSSPGRFSRGSLADLDMASVSSSRRFSRGNLVDSEMSSVGSPGRFSRGSLADPEMMASVSSPGRFNSTDRYYDDGFSRAYDMSPLQGAREMQFSSLDTYGTNGGLSDMSTSKPWLYGGHSPVNPSSMNLGSLSTNGFPQHHHQMGDYSSNLASGVNGVGSAAAAYRRQANNGRW, from the exons ATGGCTGGTGCCTCAGCAACCGATGATTCTTCTGCGAGCACGGCTGGGATGAGGGATGACGATCGCAGCCTGTCCGGCGAGTCCTTGTCGGAGTGGCGGTCCTGCGACCAGGGCGAGAGCGGAAGCCCTTCAACGTCCCCGCCATTTTGGGACACCGATTGTGACGATGATGATCCTG GCCCCAAACCTTCAGAATTATACGGTCGGCATACTTGGAggattgagaatttttccaaggagaagaagagagAGATGAAAAGTGAGCCGTTTGAGGCTGGTGGTTACAAATG GTACATACTTGTATACCCTCAAGGATGTGATGTCTCCAATCACTTGTCATTGTTTCTTTGTGTTGCTAATCATGACAAACTCCTCCCAG GATGGAGCCATTTTGCACAGTTCACTATAGCTGTAGGCAATATGGATCCTAAGAAAATTAAATACTCAG ACACTTTGCATAGGTTCTGGAAGAAGGAGCATGATTGGGGATGGAAAAAGTTTATGGAGTTGTCAAAGATTCAAGATGGTTTTCTCGTGGACGATGTTCTTGAAATAATTGCTCAAGTTCAAGTTATCAG GGAGAAAGTGGACAGACCATTTCGTTGCCTTGATCGTCCTTACCGAAGAGAATTGCTCCGTGTCTATACGACCAATATAGAACAAATTTACCGACGCTTTATTGAGGAACGAAGAAATAAACTTACCAAGCTCATTGAGGACAAAATTAGATGGTCCAG TTTTCGTGCATTCTGGTCAGCAATTGACCCAAGAACCAGGCACCGTATGTCCAGAGAGAAGACCGATACCATACTTAAAGTACTGGTGAAGCATTTCTTTGTAGAGAAAGAGGTTACTTCAACATTAGTGATGGATTCTTTGTATACGGGTCTGAAGGCACTTGAATACCAgagcaagggcaagaaagggagaACAAAAATAGCAGAATTGGATGAACTACCTGCACCCATGGTCAGTGTTGATATGGACATATTTGTTTTGGCTGGTGATGTTATAACTTTACTTGAGAGAGCAGCCTTGGAACCCTTGCCTTGTCAACCAGTATCTCCAAAGGATGACAAATGTTCCCAGAGCCGCATGAAG GATGGTAGTTCTGGCGAGGTTAACAAAATCTCTATGGAACGCGAAGAAAGACGCCTAACTGAGCTTGGGCGGAAGATACTTGAAACATTTGTGCTATCTCACATATTTAG TGGAATTGAAGTTGCATACCAAGAAGCTGTTGCTTTGAAGAGGCAAGAAGAGCTAATCCGTGAGGAGGAAGCAGCGGGACTTGAAAATGAGATGAAGGGAAAGCGTGGTGGTGGTGCCAATGAAAAGGACAAACGCGCAAAGAAAAAGCAG gccaaacaaaagaagaacaaccGTAAGGTTAAAGACAAGGAAAGAGAAGATAAATCTGAAGCAAGAATTCTGGAAAGACTTAATGACGAAATCGCAGTTGATGACAGTGATGGCTTACCATCTAAGCAGGCAGAAGAAGTGGCACTGAAGGTTGGCCTTACCTTGGAAGAAGGTGCTTCAGATGGGCCAGATCATTTGGACAGTTCTAGACCTATGAATGGAAAGAGAGTCTCCTCTATGGAGGCCAACTCATCAGCATTTTCAGCTGATTCTACTGCTATGAATGGCATTCACAGCAAAATAAACAATTTACCAGACAGCAGAAATCACTTGTCACCAAATAG AGGGAAAAATCAGCGTAACAAGGGCATAAGCATTATCAGTTATGCCGAAGAAGACGATTGCCTTCCCTCCTCCAGTGTAACTGGTAGTTCAGATCGCAATAGTTCTGGCTGTGGCACTGCTCCAAAATTGGACCGGGATACTGTTCTACTCACCTTGAAAGATAGACTTCGTGAGCTGGGGCAGCGTCTCCATGAG AAAAACATTGAGGGGAGAAAACTTTTCAAAGCCCACTTTGAAGCAATGGAATCTCAAACAAAGACAAATGGATCATCCTCATCCAGTTCTACGGAGAAGCCACCTGATGTTCTGAAGAGCCCGGAACATTCCCCTGAACTTACGAACGATGTAAAAGCCAATGGAACAGCCAATAAGGAGGTCCCTCTGGCCAATGGTGTGCCAGAAGAAGCTGTTTCAGGCATGCCAGCCACCACGAGTACTGAAGCTGTGCCTGTTAAGGCCCCTACCAGAACAAAGGTTGATCCAGTTTCAAACAAAGATCATGGATCAAGTTTGACAGCGCAACCAATTGGAGCAGCTCCGAATAGCTCAAAATCAACTCCAACTGATACAGATAAAGATGTTCCTCTTCCTTCAAGATCGCCACGAATCAATAGAGCTGCTCCAGTTCCCCCCAAATCGCCTCCAACTGATAAAGCTACACCAGTTCGTCCGAAATCCCCACCAGCTGAAAAAGCTACTCCAGTTCCTCCAAAATCTCCGCCAACTCATAAAGCTACTCCAGTTCCTACAAAATCTCCGCCAACTGATAAAGCTATTCCAGTCACTCCAAAATCTCCACTGACTGATAAAGCTACTTCAGTTCCTCCGAAATCTCCACCAGCTGCTAAAGCTGCTGTGGTTCCTCTGAAATCTCCAGCGACTGATAAAGCTAATCTGGTACCTCTAAAATCTCCATCAGCTGGTAAATCTTCTGTAGTTGTACCCATAACACTACCATCTGCTAAGGATGCTGGCACTCCTTCAAGATCACTGCAAGTTGATAAATCCATACCAGCCCCCCCAAGACTACCACAAGTTGATAAAGCTGCTCCACTTCCCTCCGCATCGCCACAAACTTCTTCCACCACTTATTCAGAAGCTCGGGAAGAGACTACTCCTATAAAGGTTACATCCACCAGAGTTTCTGAGGTTGCTGTCACAACATCAAGGCCTTCAAGTGCCCCTGTATTCCCTACACCAAGAACAACTGTACCAGCTACTCCACAAGTTCAAGTTTCTACATTGCTTCCGCGCTCAGCGAGTGAAGCAGCTGGAAGATCAGGAAATGATCCTTCCCCTTCTGCCCCAGCGTATGTTCCACAGACCTACCGTAATGCCATCCTTGGTAAGCCTGGTCTGGGTACATCCTCTTCAATTCTTTCATATCAGTCAACTACTCTGGGACAAGGTACTGCACTTTCGCAGCCGCTATCAACATATGCATCAACTGCGTCACTAATGATGCCTCCTGCTGGGAGGAACGATCAGTTGTTGTCAGCTAGGCATGGATTTAAATCTGGGTTGGGGAATTCAGATACACTTGATAGTTGGCAACCATGGAAAGGTGATAGTAGCATCAACAATCATCTCTGGAGGGACGATTCCCCTTACCAACGGACGACAAATGGTCATGCGTATCAACAAACTTGGAAAGATGATGCTTATCAGCAGACACGCGGTACTGAAACAGAAAACTTCAGCAGGTTTGGAGGATTGCAACCACCTAGACAGACTCCTGTCAGTTTTGTCATGCAGCAGCCACAGGCGCCCGTGGCTGAAGAATATCAGCACCTTGACATCATCAATGATTTGCTCGACGAGGGACAGACCAATGGCAGTAAGGCCGAGCCTATGCGCCATGATTACCATGCCTATGGTCTGCCATTTTCGCTGAGAGGCAACATAGCAGATTCAGAAATGGCTTCTGTTAGCAGTCCAGGGCGGTTTAGCAGAGGCAGCTTGGCAGATTTGGATATGGCCTCTGTCAGTAGTTCCAGGCGGTTTAGCAGAGGAAACTTGGTAGATTCTGAGATGTCTTCTGTGGGCAGTCCTGGGCGGTTTAGCAGAGGCAGCCTGGCAGATCCTGAGATGATGGCTTCTGTCAGCAGTCCCGGTCGGTTCAATTCCACGGACCGGTACTACGATGATGGGTTCTCGAGGGCCTATGACATGAGCCCTCTCCAGGGGGCGAGGGAGATGCAGTTCTCCTCGCTGGACACATACGGCACCAATGGTGGCCTGTCCGACATGAGCACATCAAAGCCATGGCTGTATGGCGGGCATAGCCCTGTGAATCCGTCATCGATGAATCTCGGATCGCTGAGCACAAACGGGTTCCCGCAGCACCACCACCAGATGGGGGACTACAGCAGCAACCTGGCGAGCGGGGTGAACGGTGTGGGCTCTGCCGCGGCCGCGTATCGGCGCCAGGCCAACAACGGGCGCTGGTGA
- the LOC123139258 gene encoding TNF receptor-associated factor homolog 1b isoform X1 encodes MAGASATDDSSASTAGMRDDDRSLSGESLSEWRSCDQGESGSPSTSPPFWDTDCDDDDPAGPKPSELYGRHTWRIENFSKEKKREMKSEPFEAGGYKWYILVYPQGCDVSNHLSLFLCVANHDKLLPGWSHFAQFTIAVGNMDPKKIKYSDTLHRFWKKEHDWGWKKFMELSKIQDGFLVDDVLEIIAQVQVIREKVDRPFRCLDRPYRRELLRVYTTNIEQIYRRFIEERRNKLTKLIEDKIRWSSFRAFWSAIDPRTRHRMSREKTDTILKVLVKHFFVEKEVTSTLVMDSLYTGLKALEYQSKGKKGRTKIAELDELPAPMVSVDMDIFVLAGDVITLLERAALEPLPCQPVSPKDDKCSQSRMKDGSSGEVNKISMEREERRLTELGRKILETFVLSHIFSGIEVAYQEAVALKRQEELIREEEAAGLENEMKGKRGGGANEKDKRAKKKQAKQKKNNRKVKDKEREDKSEARILERLNDEIAVDDSDGLPSKQAEEVALKVGLTLEEGASDGPDHLDSSRPMNGKRVSSMEANSSAFSADSTAMNGIHSKINNLPDSRNHLSPNRGKNQRNKGISIISYAEEDDCLPSSSVTGSSDRNSSGCGTAPKLDRDTVLLTLKDRLRELGQRLHEKNIEGRKLFKAHFEAMESQTKTNGSSSSSSTEKPPDVLKSPEHSPELTNDVKANGTANKEVPLANGVPEEAVSGMPATTSTEAVPVKAPTRTKVDPVSNKDHGSSLTAQPIGAAPNSSKSTPTDTDKDVPLPSRSPRINRAAPVPPKSPPTDKATPVRPKSPPAEKATPVPPKSPPTHKATPVPTKSPPTDKAIPVTPKSPLTDKATSVPPKSPPAAKAAVVPLKSPATDKANLVPLKSPSAGKSSVVVPITLPSAKDAGTPSRSLQVDKSIPAPPRLPQVDKAAPLPSASPQTSSTTYSEAREETTPIKVTSTRVSEVAVTTSRPSSAPVFPTPRTTVPATPQVQVSTLLPRSASEAAGRSGNDPSPSAPAYVPQTYRNAILGKPGLGTSSSILSYQSTTLGQGTALSQPLSTYASTASLMMPPAGRNDQLLSARHGFKSGLGNSDTLDSWQPWKGDSSINNHLWRDDSPYQRTTNGHAYQQTWKDDAYQQTRGTETENFSRFGGLQPPRQTPVSFVMQQPQAPVAEEYQHLDIINDLLDEGQTNGSKAEPMRHDYHAYGLPFSLRGNIADSEMASVSSPGRFSRGSLADLDMASVSSSRRFSRGNLVDSEMSSVGSPGRFSRGSLADPEMMASVSSPGRFNSTDRYYDDGFSRAYDMSPLQGAREMQFSSLDTYGTNGGLSDMSTSKPWLYGGHSPVNPSSMNLGSLSTNGFPQHHHQMGDYSSNLASGVNGVGSAAAAYRRQANNGRW; translated from the exons ATGGCTGGTGCCTCAGCAACCGATGATTCTTCTGCGAGCACGGCTGGGATGAGGGATGACGATCGCAGCCTGTCCGGCGAGTCCTTGTCGGAGTGGCGGTCCTGCGACCAGGGCGAGAGCGGAAGCCCTTCAACGTCCCCGCCATTTTGGGACACCGATTGTGACGATGATGATCCTG CAGGCCCCAAACCTTCAGAATTATACGGTCGGCATACTTGGAggattgagaatttttccaaggagaagaagagagAGATGAAAAGTGAGCCGTTTGAGGCTGGTGGTTACAAATG GTACATACTTGTATACCCTCAAGGATGTGATGTCTCCAATCACTTGTCATTGTTTCTTTGTGTTGCTAATCATGACAAACTCCTCCCAG GATGGAGCCATTTTGCACAGTTCACTATAGCTGTAGGCAATATGGATCCTAAGAAAATTAAATACTCAG ACACTTTGCATAGGTTCTGGAAGAAGGAGCATGATTGGGGATGGAAAAAGTTTATGGAGTTGTCAAAGATTCAAGATGGTTTTCTCGTGGACGATGTTCTTGAAATAATTGCTCAAGTTCAAGTTATCAG GGAGAAAGTGGACAGACCATTTCGTTGCCTTGATCGTCCTTACCGAAGAGAATTGCTCCGTGTCTATACGACCAATATAGAACAAATTTACCGACGCTTTATTGAGGAACGAAGAAATAAACTTACCAAGCTCATTGAGGACAAAATTAGATGGTCCAG TTTTCGTGCATTCTGGTCAGCAATTGACCCAAGAACCAGGCACCGTATGTCCAGAGAGAAGACCGATACCATACTTAAAGTACTGGTGAAGCATTTCTTTGTAGAGAAAGAGGTTACTTCAACATTAGTGATGGATTCTTTGTATACGGGTCTGAAGGCACTTGAATACCAgagcaagggcaagaaagggagaACAAAAATAGCAGAATTGGATGAACTACCTGCACCCATGGTCAGTGTTGATATGGACATATTTGTTTTGGCTGGTGATGTTATAACTTTACTTGAGAGAGCAGCCTTGGAACCCTTGCCTTGTCAACCAGTATCTCCAAAGGATGACAAATGTTCCCAGAGCCGCATGAAG GATGGTAGTTCTGGCGAGGTTAACAAAATCTCTATGGAACGCGAAGAAAGACGCCTAACTGAGCTTGGGCGGAAGATACTTGAAACATTTGTGCTATCTCACATATTTAG TGGAATTGAAGTTGCATACCAAGAAGCTGTTGCTTTGAAGAGGCAAGAAGAGCTAATCCGTGAGGAGGAAGCAGCGGGACTTGAAAATGAGATGAAGGGAAAGCGTGGTGGTGGTGCCAATGAAAAGGACAAACGCGCAAAGAAAAAGCAG gccaaacaaaagaagaacaaccGTAAGGTTAAAGACAAGGAAAGAGAAGATAAATCTGAAGCAAGAATTCTGGAAAGACTTAATGACGAAATCGCAGTTGATGACAGTGATGGCTTACCATCTAAGCAGGCAGAAGAAGTGGCACTGAAGGTTGGCCTTACCTTGGAAGAAGGTGCTTCAGATGGGCCAGATCATTTGGACAGTTCTAGACCTATGAATGGAAAGAGAGTCTCCTCTATGGAGGCCAACTCATCAGCATTTTCAGCTGATTCTACTGCTATGAATGGCATTCACAGCAAAATAAACAATTTACCAGACAGCAGAAATCACTTGTCACCAAATAG AGGGAAAAATCAGCGTAACAAGGGCATAAGCATTATCAGTTATGCCGAAGAAGACGATTGCCTTCCCTCCTCCAGTGTAACTGGTAGTTCAGATCGCAATAGTTCTGGCTGTGGCACTGCTCCAAAATTGGACCGGGATACTGTTCTACTCACCTTGAAAGATAGACTTCGTGAGCTGGGGCAGCGTCTCCATGAG AAAAACATTGAGGGGAGAAAACTTTTCAAAGCCCACTTTGAAGCAATGGAATCTCAAACAAAGACAAATGGATCATCCTCATCCAGTTCTACGGAGAAGCCACCTGATGTTCTGAAGAGCCCGGAACATTCCCCTGAACTTACGAACGATGTAAAAGCCAATGGAACAGCCAATAAGGAGGTCCCTCTGGCCAATGGTGTGCCAGAAGAAGCTGTTTCAGGCATGCCAGCCACCACGAGTACTGAAGCTGTGCCTGTTAAGGCCCCTACCAGAACAAAGGTTGATCCAGTTTCAAACAAAGATCATGGATCAAGTTTGACAGCGCAACCAATTGGAGCAGCTCCGAATAGCTCAAAATCAACTCCAACTGATACAGATAAAGATGTTCCTCTTCCTTCAAGATCGCCACGAATCAATAGAGCTGCTCCAGTTCCCCCCAAATCGCCTCCAACTGATAAAGCTACACCAGTTCGTCCGAAATCCCCACCAGCTGAAAAAGCTACTCCAGTTCCTCCAAAATCTCCGCCAACTCATAAAGCTACTCCAGTTCCTACAAAATCTCCGCCAACTGATAAAGCTATTCCAGTCACTCCAAAATCTCCACTGACTGATAAAGCTACTTCAGTTCCTCCGAAATCTCCACCAGCTGCTAAAGCTGCTGTGGTTCCTCTGAAATCTCCAGCGACTGATAAAGCTAATCTGGTACCTCTAAAATCTCCATCAGCTGGTAAATCTTCTGTAGTTGTACCCATAACACTACCATCTGCTAAGGATGCTGGCACTCCTTCAAGATCACTGCAAGTTGATAAATCCATACCAGCCCCCCCAAGACTACCACAAGTTGATAAAGCTGCTCCACTTCCCTCCGCATCGCCACAAACTTCTTCCACCACTTATTCAGAAGCTCGGGAAGAGACTACTCCTATAAAGGTTACATCCACCAGAGTTTCTGAGGTTGCTGTCACAACATCAAGGCCTTCAAGTGCCCCTGTATTCCCTACACCAAGAACAACTGTACCAGCTACTCCACAAGTTCAAGTTTCTACATTGCTTCCGCGCTCAGCGAGTGAAGCAGCTGGAAGATCAGGAAATGATCCTTCCCCTTCTGCCCCAGCGTATGTTCCACAGACCTACCGTAATGCCATCCTTGGTAAGCCTGGTCTGGGTACATCCTCTTCAATTCTTTCATATCAGTCAACTACTCTGGGACAAGGTACTGCACTTTCGCAGCCGCTATCAACATATGCATCAACTGCGTCACTAATGATGCCTCCTGCTGGGAGGAACGATCAGTTGTTGTCAGCTAGGCATGGATTTAAATCTGGGTTGGGGAATTCAGATACACTTGATAGTTGGCAACCATGGAAAGGTGATAGTAGCATCAACAATCATCTCTGGAGGGACGATTCCCCTTACCAACGGACGACAAATGGTCATGCGTATCAACAAACTTGGAAAGATGATGCTTATCAGCAGACACGCGGTACTGAAACAGAAAACTTCAGCAGGTTTGGAGGATTGCAACCACCTAGACAGACTCCTGTCAGTTTTGTCATGCAGCAGCCACAGGCGCCCGTGGCTGAAGAATATCAGCACCTTGACATCATCAATGATTTGCTCGACGAGGGACAGACCAATGGCAGTAAGGCCGAGCCTATGCGCCATGATTACCATGCCTATGGTCTGCCATTTTCGCTGAGAGGCAACATAGCAGATTCAGAAATGGCTTCTGTTAGCAGTCCAGGGCGGTTTAGCAGAGGCAGCTTGGCAGATTTGGATATGGCCTCTGTCAGTAGTTCCAGGCGGTTTAGCAGAGGAAACTTGGTAGATTCTGAGATGTCTTCTGTGGGCAGTCCTGGGCGGTTTAGCAGAGGCAGCCTGGCAGATCCTGAGATGATGGCTTCTGTCAGCAGTCCCGGTCGGTTCAATTCCACGGACCGGTACTACGATGATGGGTTCTCGAGGGCCTATGACATGAGCCCTCTCCAGGGGGCGAGGGAGATGCAGTTCTCCTCGCTGGACACATACGGCACCAATGGTGGCCTGTCCGACATGAGCACATCAAAGCCATGGCTGTATGGCGGGCATAGCCCTGTGAATCCGTCATCGATGAATCTCGGATCGCTGAGCACAAACGGGTTCCCGCAGCACCACCACCAGATGGGGGACTACAGCAGCAACCTGGCGAGCGGGGTGAACGGTGTGGGCTCTGCCGCGGCCGCGTATCGGCGCCAGGCCAACAACGGGCGCTGGTGA